In Drosophila subpulchrella strain 33 F10 #4 breed RU33 chromosome X, RU_Dsub_v1.1 Primary Assembly, whole genome shotgun sequence, the DNA window tccatttcttcTATGTTaagaatttcaaataaatgATTAAGCCTGATATGATATAATTCGCAAGATGATATAGTTATTTTTCCGTGTAAAACTTGTGCTCTGTAGTGAGTAAAATGCAGAGAGCGCCGCAAAGAGACCCCAGTGCAGTAGTACATACCTCCTATTCGGAATTATTCACCGAAAGCAGGCGGAGACAACAAGACGTCGCAAGAGGAATAGATAAATAGACCCCAAGAAAAACGTTGATTTTCGTGAATCGGCCATCTAAAACACCGAAGAAATCCGTACATTACTTAGAAATCTTCCAGCTACATAATGGACTATCATGTAAGTGGATACCTGATGAACTATGTTGATTCTATTGCACCATTGCACTTATTGATTTCCCACTTCGATGCGTCATAAgctacacagaaagaaaatgtGGTATGGATGATACATTTGATGATTTTACACAGCATTTAGGGTTAGATACCAGCACTTTCTTTTGATAAGTAAAAAACTTACAACTCACAACTTTACTACTAGTTCGTCTAAAAGTTATGGGATATGTATTGTATGGACTTTATAATGTCCGTTGGAAACAGCATGGTATTTACAAGGCTgaataaaacaaaagttttttgGGCTGTGGTGGTAGTTGAACCCGGTCCTATGTTATCAGATATGACAATATTCTAtgtataaaatttaaaaacgtaatgaaatatgattttttaatctgatacatatatttttaataccaTTCACTTATCTGTttttatatgtacatatgatATCGAGagttttcttgtttttttccGTGTAGCCAGTGCCCACGGTGAAGAACGCCAGCCCCTTCGACGCCTCCCAGGACGCCCAGGTGCTGAGGGCAGCGATGAAGGGATTCGGCACTGATGAGCAGGAGATCATCGAGATCCTCGCCGGCAGGAGCAACCAGCAGAGGCAGGCCATCAGGGGTATCTACGATGCGGAATTCGAGCGGGACCTGGTCGATGACCTCAAGGACGAGTTGGGCGGCAAGTTCGAGGACGTGATCGTGGGCCTGATGTTGCCACCGGTGGAGTACCTGTGCAAGCAGCTGCACGCCGCCATGGCGGGAATGGGAACCGAGGAGGCGACTCTCGTGGAGATCCTCTGCACCAAGAGCAACGAGGAGATGGCCGAGATTGTGGCTACCTACGAGGAGCGTTACCAGCGCCCTTTGGCGGAGCAGATGTGCAGCGAGACGTCCGGATTTTTCCGCCGCCTGCTTACATTAATCGTGACCGGAGTTCGCGACGGTCTGAGAACACCCGTCAATGCCGACGAGGCCAAGGAGCAGGCCGCCCAGCTGTACTCCGCCGGCGAGGCCAAGCTGGGAACGGACGAGGAGGTCTTCAACCGGATCATGTCGCATGCCAGCTTCCCGCAGCTGCGACTCGTCTTCGAGGAGTACAAGGAGCTCTCCGGACAGACCATCGAGCAGGCCATCAAGCATGAGATGTCCGACGAGCTACACGAGGCCATGATGGCCATAGGTCAGTAACTATTATCCTGAGCAACCCATTTTGGCTTATTTGTAGGCTGCCAACAGAATTAGAAGACTTTTTAGTAAATAGAGAGTATTCGCAAAATGAACAAGTCTCCTTAAGCATCGTTATCTAATTTTCTTATTATCTGGTGAGATATCACTTTTACGGCGTTATCCATTGCTAATCTACATCttaacaaactttttttgtattataaatagtagttataaattaaaaaacaaatttaatgtTAAATCGAAAGGCaagaatacattttaaaaaatgtaactaTAATATCTCTTAACTGCGTAttgaaatatgaaaaatgtttATGTGAGAGAAAACTACTGAAGAACTCGCGCATTAAATGTCAGTTAATTGAGGTTAAGTTTTAAAAGCTAGCAttgatttccttcttttttttacaTGCCTACAAGTTCTTGAATGTATCCTTAATGTTTTCTAGTTGAGTGCGTCCAGTCACCGGCGGCCTTCTTCGCCAATCGTCTGTACAAGGCCATGAATGGAGCTGGCACCGATGACGCCACCCTCATCCGGATCATCATCAGTCGCTCGGAGATCGACCTGGAGACGATTAAGCAGGAGTTCGAGCGGATCTACAACCGGACGCTGCACAGCGCCGTGGAGGTAAGTGCATCTCGCGATGGAAGAGAGTGCCTTGCACCTGGTTAATGCATCCCTTTCCCCTTTCTTTACTCGTATTCGGTATTTGTTGCGGTGTTTGTGTTGTCCTAGGACGTAAGTATTGGCCACGCCATTGGTGTAACGGTTGCAATCCCAATTTCGGTCTCAAATGCTTTCTCTTACACTACACTTGCTAGACTATCGTAGGATAGATTTTTCCAAAAACTCTCTACACCcggttatttttcaaaaatttcatTATTGGCTTACTAAAAACTATATATAATCTTAAGTTTGAAAAAGTAATTGTAGTGTAATTAGGGCATAAATCAAGCCCAGTTCGGAGTTCCTTTCATCtcgtttttaattctttttcagGCGGAGACCTCTGGCGACTACAAACGGGCCCTGACCGCCCTTCTTGGAACCGTCTAAACCTTGGCATGTTGGCAGCTGGTCCGCCCAATATTTTATCCGTATTAATAGCCTTACTTGTAGTGGTGCCTTTTAGGTAAATCGCTTTTAATGTCTGCGCATGCGCACACCCGGTGGCATTAAATAAACGCAAATAGCAGCAGTTCTAACTAATACGGAGTTTGACAAAGGCCTGGGGGGCTGGGCATCAGTGGACTACTTAAAGAACAGCTTGTGCATCTGCTTGCTCTTAACGGGCAAAAAGTTCTGCATTTCATCTGGGTTGGTCCAAAAGGCCACGGAGCTCTGGAGCTCTGAACAGGGCGCCTCCCGGTGGATGTACTCCTTCAGTATAAAGTCGTTCTCGATCTCGTAGTGGAAGCGCGTGTCGTGCATCCGTATGAGCACGTCGTCCACACGCAGGAAATGGCGCAAAAGTATAAAGAAACCAGAGGGCATCACGCGCTGTCGGAGGAGGAGTGGGGTTTCTTAAAAAAGGCATCTCTCTATGATGATAACTGTGTACTTACGATTCGCACGCTCATCACGGAGATGCCATGGTCGTGCAGTTCGTCCTCGAAGAGGGTAAGATCATGGTAGAACATGATATTCTCGCGCTGCATCAGCTTGAACTTGTTGAGTGTCTGATCCGTGCTCTCCGAACGCACCTTATCGTTCATGGTGCCCTGGTAGGTGGATGTGAATGTCCAGTCGAAGGGCTTGAACTTCTCCTCGATTGTTTGCTCGGAACTAAAGAAAAGGACGCCATAATTAGAGTggtaaattgtttaataacaCTAAAAGGAAAGGTCTTAGTTGGTGATCATCCAAAGGCTctaatttataaaatgtaaCTGGAACCGATTCGACATTTTGGAGAAAATAGGTCTATGGACTTAATAAGTTTATGGATTTATAACGAGACAAATGATACACTGGGGTTTACCAGCAATTTCTGAAGGTAAGTTTGAAAAACTTCTGAAAATGTATCATTATCACAGCGTTTGTACTTGTTAGAATTATAGATATGTATGCCCCAATTAGggatatgtttttttttggcaaagtTTTGGATGCAGACGGAACTACGAAGTTGATCAGATCTCTTGGAATACTCTTATAAAAAAAACGGAGACCCGTGTTTCCCAACGAATGTATATAGATAAGCGGGAGTACCCACCGGGTTTCCCGCCACTCCTGGGCGCAGGCAACCTCCAGCGGCTGCTTTCCGTTGGACACCATGGCCAGCGCCTCCATGGGCCGGAACTCGATGACGGCGCCGTCCTTATGCTTGAGCACCAGGTTGTTCTTGTGGAACACCATGTCGGGCAGGTGGGGCAGCTCCAGGGAGTACTGGTAGTGGCAGAGGTCACAGCGGTCGGCGGCCTCCTTGGGGCAGCACTCGGTGGTGCCCAGCTTGCAGCTGCTCTTCAGGATGTGCGACTTCTCGTAGCTAATGGCCCAGCCATGGAACTGGATCGCCTCTCTGTCCAACGGCAGCCGGGGCACAAAGCACTGCTGGCAGAGGGATTGGGTTGAGATTGGCCATTGGACATAGCAAGTACCACCACCTACCTCGTTCGACATTGTCCGGATTTACCAAAAACTCTTAAAGACTCTGTATACAAAGCGTAAATCCCGTTCAAAAAGTCATTAAAGAATATTGCACTTTTTTATTATCGATAACAACATTATAGTGTTTTTATGCATCGATGACCTTAAAAGCTTAGCCGGTACCATCGAAAACTTTCGATTATCGCAATTTATTTGAAAATCAAAAATCATTAATCATATAACTATTCAATTGACCAGttgaaacaagaaaaaaaccaccaatcttattttttaaataattgcttaaaagagaaaccacttttgttttaaaattcaagCGCGCAAAAGCTATCGATAGCTTCACCTGTCAATCGGTGGAACACTTGTTACCCAACAGTCTGGCAACCCCTTTtcggttttgtttttattccgttccttgttgttattgtttttgtcCGTTTGGATTTCTTATGTGGGAAATTTGTAGATTCTAAGCGGCAAGGCAAGGCAAGTAAAGGAACCGGAAGCACAATGAATGCCCTGAGGCGCCTGGACCGCCTAATGGCACCGACCGCCCGCCGCAGCGCCGCCATCTCCACATGCCTGTGGCCGCGCAGGAACCAAACCACGACGAGCTCCTCCGGGAGTCGCAGCTCCAGCGCCACGGTGAATGCGGCCGAGGTGCGCGGCGTGGCCCAGATCCTGCGCCAGCAGAAGGGCAACCTGGGCCAGCCCACCAGCGTCTCGCATCCGCACCTCATCCAGCCGGATGAGCTGGTTCCCGGCGTGGAGCTGGGCGAGATCAAGGAGCGGCGTTTACAGCTGATGCAGAACATCCGTGCCTATGCGCGCAGCTTCGGCGGCGAGTTCAACGGCCACTCGAGTCCCTGCCATATGGTGAGATCCGCTCTAGAAAACATACATGtctttaataattaaaaccaaaccgttcttagttcgtccTGGGCGCCGCATCCAAGAAGTATATGAGTGGCAAGATCCCCTACGTGTTCCGGCAGAACTCAGACTTCTACTACCTCACCGGTTGCCTGGAGCCGGACGCCGTGCTCCTGCTGACCATCGACGAGGCTCAAAACGTACAGTCCGAACTGTTCATGCGCCCCAAGGATCCGCATGCCGAGCTCTGGGATGGTCCGCGTACGGGGCCCGAGTTGGCCGTGCCGCTGTTCGGCGTCACGGAAGCCCATCCGCTGTTCATGCTGGAGACGGTGCTGGCCAAGAGAGCTGCCGCCCTGAAGCCACACATTTGGTTCGACAAGAAGACCACCGATCTGCCGTCGCTGGCGGAGGACATGCAGCGCCTGAGTGGCGTGGAGCAGCGTCCGTTGTTGCCCGCCTACACTTTCCTGGAGGCCATGCGACTGCTCAAGTCCCGCGCCGAGATGCAGCTGATGCGACGCACCTGCGACATAGCCTCTCGCTCCTTCAACGAGGTGATGGCCGAGTCGCGGCCCGGACAATCGGAGCATCACCTGTTCGCGGCCATTGACTACAAGTGCCGCATGCGCAACGCCAGCCACCTGGCCTATCCGCCCGTTGTGGCCGCCGGCAAGAATGCCACGGTGATCCACTACGTGAGCAACAGCCAATTGCTGGGGCCCCAGGATATGGTCCTGATGGACGCCGGCTGCGAGTACGGCGGCTACACCAGCGATATCACACGTACCTGGCCGGCTAGCGGGCAGTTCACAGAGCCGCAGCGCACACTGTACGAGATGCTGCACCAGCTGCAGGCCGAGATCATTGGCACCGTGATGAAGCCGGGCGGCGAAACACTCGACCAACTGTTCGAGACCACCTGCTACAAGCTGGGCAAATACCTGCAGGAGATCGGCCTGGTGAGCAAATCTGTGAGCGACTACAAGGAGCTGGCCGGCCAGGGATACCGCTTCTGTCCGCACCACGTCTCCCACTACCTGGGCATGGACGTCCACGACACGCCACATGTGCCGCGCAACACACGCATCGTGCCCGGCATGGTCTTCACCGTGGAGCCGGGCATCTATATCGGTCAGGATTGCGGCGACGTGCCGCCCGAGTTCCGCGGCATTGGCATCCGCATCGAGGACGACCTGCTGATCAACGAACGCGGCCAGGTGGAGGTCCTCACGGACGCCTGCGTCAAGGATCCACGCGCTCTGCAGGAACTGTGCCAACAGCAGCAAAGGGATTCGGACTCCGGCGCTTC includes these proteins:
- the LOC119556322 gene encoding annexin B10 isoform X1, with product MDYHPVPTVKNASPFDASQDAQVLRAAMKGFGTDEQEIIEILAGRSNQQRQAIRGIYDAEFERDLVDDLKDELGGKFEDVIVGLMLPPVEYLCKQLHAAMAGMGTEEATLVEILCTKSNEEMAEIVATYEERYQRPLAEQMCSETSGFFRRLLTLIVTGVRDGLRTPVNADEAKEQAAQLYSAGEAKLGTDEEVFNRIMSHASFPQLRLVFEEYKELSGQTIEQAIKHEMSDELHEAMMAIVECVQSPAAFFANRLYKAMNGAGTDDATLIRIIISRSEIDLETIKQEFERIYNRTLHSAVEDAETSGDYKRALTALLGTV
- the LOC119556322 gene encoding annexin B10 isoform X2 gives rise to the protein MDYHPVPTVKNASPFDASQDAQVLRAAMKGFGTDEQEIIEILAGRSNQQRQAIRGIYDAEFERDLVDDLKDELGGKFEDVIVGLMLPPVEYLCKQLHAAMAGMGTEEATLVEILCTKSNEEMAEIVATYEERYQRPLAEQMCSETSGFFRRLLTLIVTGVRDGLRTPVNADEAKEQAAQLYSAGEAKLGTDEEVFNRIMSHASFPQLRLVFEEYKELSGQTIEQAIKHEMSDELHEAMMAIVECVQSPAAFFANRLYKAMNGAGTDDATLIRIIISRSEIDLETIKQEFERIYNRTLHSAVEAETSGDYKRALTALLGTV
- the LOC119556324 gene encoding TIP41-like protein isoform X1, producing the protein MSNEQCFVPRLPLDREAIQFHGWAISYEKSHILKSSCKLGTTECCPKEAADRCDLCHYQYSLELPHLPDMVFHKNNLVLKHKDGAVIEFRPMEALAMVSNGKQPLEVACAQEWRETRSEQTIEEKFKPFDWTFTSTYQGTMNDKVRSESTDQTLNKFKLMQRENIMFYHDLTLFEDELHDHGISVMSVRIRVMPSGFFILLRHFLRVDDVLIRMHDTRFHYEIENDFILKEYIHREAPCSELQSSVAFWTNPDEMQNFLPVKSKQMHKLFFK
- the LOC119556324 gene encoding TIP41-like protein isoform X2, whose product is MSNECFVPRLPLDREAIQFHGWAISYEKSHILKSSCKLGTTECCPKEAADRCDLCHYQYSLELPHLPDMVFHKNNLVLKHKDGAVIEFRPMEALAMVSNGKQPLEVACAQEWRETRSEQTIEEKFKPFDWTFTSTYQGTMNDKVRSESTDQTLNKFKLMQRENIMFYHDLTLFEDELHDHGISVMSVRIRVMPSGFFILLRHFLRVDDVLIRMHDTRFHYEIENDFILKEYIHREAPCSELQSSVAFWTNPDEMQNFLPVKSKQMHKLFFK
- the LOC119556321 gene encoding xaa-Pro aminopeptidase 3, whose product is MNALRRLDRLMAPTARRSAAISTCLWPRRNQTTTSSSGSRSSSATVNAAEVRGVAQILRQQKGNLGQPTSVSHPHLIQPDELVPGVELGEIKERRLQLMQNIRAYARSFGGEFNGHSSPCHMFVLGAASKKYMSGKIPYVFRQNSDFYYLTGCLEPDAVLLLTIDEAQNVQSELFMRPKDPHAELWDGPRTGPELAVPLFGVTEAHPLFMLETVLAKRAAALKPHIWFDKKTTDLPSLAEDMQRLSGVEQRPLLPAYTFLEAMRLLKSRAEMQLMRRTCDIASRSFNEVMAESRPGQSEHHLFAAIDYKCRMRNASHLAYPPVVAAGKNATVIHYVSNSQLLGPQDMVLMDAGCEYGGYTSDITRTWPASGQFTEPQRTLYEMLHQLQAEIIGTVMKPGGETLDQLFETTCYKLGKYLQEIGLVSKSVSDYKELAGQGYRFCPHHVSHYLGMDVHDTPHVPRNTRIVPGMVFTVEPGIYIGQDCGDVPPEFRGIGIRIEDDLLINERGQVEVLTDACVKDPRALQELCQQQQRDSDSGASASL